One stretch of Shewanella sp. Arc9-LZ DNA includes these proteins:
- a CDS encoding NADP-dependent oxidoreductase yields MNTQNRRIVLASRPQGEPVANNFRLETVNKPVPAEGEVLLRAVYLSLDPYMRGRMNDAKSYADPVAIDDVMVGAAVSQVEESNHPDYKVGEWVLAFGGWQDYLVSNGEGLMKLGDNPSHPSYALGIMGMPGFTAYMGLLDIGAPKAGETVVVAAATGPVGATVGQIAKLKGCRVVGIAGGAEKCRYAKEVLGFDECIDHKAADFAQQLTAHCDNGIDVYFENVGGKVFDAVMPLLNTGARVPVCGLISQYNATSLPEGPDRLSLLMGTLLVKRIKMQGFIIFDDYGDRYPEFAKDMGQWLGEGKIQYREQIVDGLENMTTAFIGLLKGENFGKVVIKVNNPL; encoded by the coding sequence ATGAACACTCAAAATCGTCGTATAGTACTTGCCAGCCGTCCACAAGGTGAGCCAGTGGCTAATAATTTCCGTTTAGAAACCGTCAACAAACCTGTACCAGCAGAAGGTGAGGTGTTATTGCGCGCGGTGTATTTATCGCTTGATCCTTACATGCGTGGCCGTATGAATGACGCCAAATCATATGCAGATCCAGTAGCAATTGACGATGTGATGGTGGGCGCTGCGGTATCACAAGTGGAAGAGTCTAATCATCCTGATTATAAAGTGGGTGAGTGGGTGTTAGCGTTTGGTGGTTGGCAAGATTATTTAGTCTCTAATGGTGAAGGACTGATGAAATTGGGCGATAACCCAAGCCATCCTTCTTATGCGTTGGGTATTATGGGCATGCCAGGCTTTACTGCGTATATGGGGCTATTAGACATTGGCGCGCCTAAAGCGGGCGAAACCGTTGTGGTTGCCGCAGCTACTGGGCCTGTTGGCGCAACGGTTGGCCAAATTGCTAAGTTGAAAGGCTGTCGAGTTGTTGGTATCGCCGGTGGCGCAGAAAAATGTCGCTACGCAAAAGAAGTATTAGGCTTTGATGAATGTATTGACCATAAAGCGGCTGATTTTGCGCAGCAACTGACAGCCCATTGTGATAACGGCATTGATGTGTATTTTGAAAACGTTGGCGGCAAGGTGTTTGATGCGGTAATGCCATTACTCAACACTGGTGCTCGAGTGCCAGTGTGTGGCTTAATTTCTCAGTACAACGCAACTTCATTACCCGAGGGACCTGATCGTTTGTCATTACTGATGGGCACATTGCTGGTTAAGCGCATTAAGATGCAAGGCTTTATTATTTTTGACGATTATGGCGACCGCTATCCAGAGTTTGCCAAAGATATGGGCCAATGGCTTGGTGAAGGTAAGATTCAATATCGTGAACAAATTGTCGATGGTCTTGAAAATATGACTACAGCCTTTATCGGGCTATTAAAAGGCGAAAACTTCGGCAAGGTTGTCATTAAAGTAAACAATCCTCTGTAA
- a CDS encoding glutathione S-transferase family protein, protein MIKLHHLNKSRSKRIIWLLEELGVDYELVAYQRDATTFLAPESLKAVHPLGKSPVLEASGYTIAESGAITEYLIQTYGADKLMPALGTADYIDYLQWMHFAESSAALPLLLRIFVKMDGAETRFIGGYADAETAKVISYVNDRLEGKSYLVGNRLSGADIMMSFIAELVGQNGEFDKYPNIAKYYQQLMSHASFKKAMQIEAEHDR, encoded by the coding sequence ATGATTAAACTACATCATTTAAATAAATCACGTTCAAAACGCATTATTTGGTTATTAGAAGAATTGGGAGTGGACTATGAGCTGGTTGCTTACCAGCGTGATGCAACCACATTTTTAGCGCCAGAGTCGTTAAAAGCGGTTCATCCATTAGGTAAATCACCAGTATTAGAAGCGAGCGGTTATACCATTGCTGAGTCGGGCGCGATTACCGAGTATTTAATTCAAACCTATGGCGCTGATAAACTGATGCCAGCACTCGGCACAGCAGATTATATCGATTACTTACAATGGATGCATTTTGCTGAAAGCTCGGCTGCTTTGCCACTATTGCTGAGAATTTTTGTTAAAATGGATGGCGCAGAAACCCGTTTTATCGGTGGCTATGCCGATGCAGAAACGGCAAAAGTCATCAGCTATGTTAACGACCGCTTAGAAGGTAAGTCATACCTAGTCGGTAACCGTCTTAGCGGTGCAGATATTATGATGTCGTTTATTGCAGAGCTTGTTGGCCAAAACGGTGAGTTTGACAAGTATCCTAATATTGCTAAGTACTATCAACAACTAATGAGCCATGCATCGTTTAAAAAAGCGATGCAAATAGAAGCTGAACACGATCGATAA
- a CDS encoding GGDEF domain-containing protein has product MSLEIVGLLIFILLLIIAFLLFFNLNRYRQQQAKKMILDTYELILDQVDAYIYLKDTQCKYVYANQLTLDYFGVTLEKLKGTSDSDYFPANVVDILHVNDTKVLNSQSKLSDDIIVDTPASLIVYHEVKQPLYNHKGTLIGLIGISTDITAAYHLRSKLERLANTDPLTGLFNRRSFTSFCEHEFFRATRYFQPFSLMIIDIDLFKNVNDTYGHLVGDEVIKRVANICNEYIREADVLARIGGEEFAILLPDTDIDSAYILAERLREAQQQYDEQKAPSITISIGVATLRSQDKAFLEIFKRADKALYSSKNIGRNSVNVA; this is encoded by the coding sequence TGGATTATTGATTTTCATCTTATTGTTAATCATTGCTTTTTTACTGTTTTTTAACCTAAACCGATACCGTCAGCAACAAGCCAAAAAGATGATATTAGATACCTATGAGCTTATCCTTGATCAAGTTGATGCTTATATTTATTTAAAAGACACTCAATGCAAATATGTTTATGCGAATCAACTGACGCTTGACTACTTTGGTGTGACGCTTGAAAAGCTAAAGGGCACTTCCGATAGCGATTACTTTCCCGCGAATGTTGTAGATATTTTGCACGTGAATGACACTAAAGTGCTTAACTCGCAAAGTAAACTCTCTGACGATATTATTGTTGATACCCCAGCCTCGCTCATTGTATATCACGAAGTTAAACAACCCTTATATAACCATAAAGGCACATTAATTGGCCTCATCGGTATTTCTACCGATATTACCGCTGCTTATCATTTACGTTCAAAACTAGAGCGACTTGCTAATACCGATCCGTTAACGGGTTTGTTTAATCGTCGTTCATTTACGTCTTTTTGCGAACATGAGTTTTTTCGTGCTACTCGCTATTTTCAACCATTCTCGTTAATGATCATTGATATTGATTTATTCAAAAATGTGAATGATACCTATGGCCATTTAGTGGGTGATGAAGTGATTAAGCGCGTTGCCAATATATGCAATGAATATATTAGGGAGGCCGATGTATTGGCTCGAATTGGCGGTGAAGAGTTTGCTATTTTATTACCCGATACTGATATTGACTCTGCTTATATCTTGGCTGAACGGTTAAGAGAAGCTCAACAACAGTACGACGAACAAAAAGCTCCTTCGATAACCATTAGTATTGGCGTTGCAACCTTACGTTCTCAGGATAAAGCATTTTTAGAGATATTTAAGCGGGCAGATAAAGCGTTGTACTCATCAAAAAATATCGGTCGCAATAGTGTCAATGTCGCGTAA
- a CDS encoding type 1 glutamine amidotransferase domain-containing protein — protein MKVLMVLTSHDKLGDTGEKTGFWLEELAAPYYAFTDKGVEVVLTSPKGGLPPLDPTSDKVDFQTDSTRRFTADTKAQALLANTLTLASIDVADYDAVFYPGGHGPLWDLTNDKDSIALIEQCYKTDKLLGLVCHAPAALKYPKKPDGTPLVAGKNVTGFTNGEEEAVQLTNVVPFLVEDMLQQNGATYSKGDDWHPYAVVDGKLVTGQNPASSELVAEKMLALLS, from the coding sequence ATGAAAGTATTAATGGTATTAACTTCGCACGATAAATTAGGCGACACTGGCGAGAAAACCGGTTTTTGGTTAGAAGAATTAGCGGCTCCATACTACGCATTTACCGATAAAGGTGTTGAGGTAGTGCTAACATCTCCTAAAGGTGGTTTACCGCCATTGGATCCTACAAGTGATAAAGTTGATTTTCAAACTGACTCTACGCGTCGTTTTACAGCCGATACTAAAGCGCAAGCATTACTAGCCAATACACTCACATTGGCATCAATTGACGTAGCAGATTATGACGCGGTATTTTATCCAGGCGGTCATGGTCCATTATGGGATTTAACCAATGACAAAGACTCTATTGCATTAATTGAACAGTGCTACAAAACAGATAAACTTTTAGGTTTAGTATGTCATGCACCGGCTGCACTTAAGTACCCTAAAAAGCCAGACGGAACGCCACTCGTTGCCGGTAAAAATGTCACTGGTTTTACTAATGGTGAAGAAGAAGCTGTACAGTTAACTAACGTTGTACCGTTTTTAGTTGAAGATATGTTGCAGCAAAATGGCGCGACTTATTCTAAGGGTGACGACTGGCATCCATATGCAGTAGTTGACGGTAAACTCGTTACCGGTCAGAACCCTGCATCGTCTGAACTAGTGGCAGAGAAAATGTTAGCTTTACTAAGCTAA
- a CDS encoding TIGR03899 family protein produces MTDIDVTATQDDNTQVSARKKTLLLGRIIGLASEEDYRPSTASVAERAEHRQRKQLSQHQTNLESIFALALNYTPSDVTGVELDPDWRYQFFQMAEQIHNRKMQDLWARILASEVVNPGNFSLRTLAVLLQLTFREALIFEKALGMSVKINTEPRFKLLSSYRINGGMKQYFRKHTHTNFGLSQFGLPYSSILTLVDAGILHKSEFETGLLSSSEHIQLTMCNATLSLKPKHQHLLFTYYRFTTVGDELCQLIQAKSDDEFINAVKTMLAKDFMVSG; encoded by the coding sequence ATGACTGATATTGATGTGACGGCAACACAAGATGACAATACTCAAGTGTCCGCACGCAAAAAAACCTTATTACTCGGGCGCATTATCGGCTTAGCCAGCGAGGAAGATTATCGCCCTTCAACAGCCTCCGTTGCCGAGCGTGCTGAGCACCGTCAACGCAAGCAACTCAGCCAGCATCAGACCAACCTTGAAAGCATTTTTGCCTTAGCACTCAATTACACACCATCCGATGTAACAGGAGTCGAATTAGATCCAGATTGGCGCTATCAATTTTTTCAAATGGCTGAACAAATTCATAACCGTAAAATGCAGGATTTGTGGGCCAGAATTTTAGCCAGTGAAGTCGTTAACCCAGGTAACTTTAGCCTTAGAACTTTAGCGGTATTACTGCAACTGACGTTTCGAGAAGCACTGATATTTGAAAAAGCCTTAGGCATGTCAGTTAAAATTAATACCGAGCCCAGATTTAAATTACTCAGTAGTTATCGTATTAATGGTGGGATGAAACAATATTTTCGTAAGCATACTCACACTAACTTCGGCCTGTCCCAATTCGGCTTACCTTATTCGAGTATTCTTACCTTAGTCGATGCGGGAATTTTACATAAAAGCGAGTTTGAAACCGGACTATTAAGCAGTAGTGAACATATTCAGTTAACTATGTGTAATGCCACTTTGTCGCTCAAACCTAAGCATCAGCACTTACTATTTACGTATTATCGATTTACCACTGTAGGTGATGAGTTGTGCCAATTAATTCAGGCAAAAAGTGATGATGAATTTATCAATGCCGTTAAAACCATGTTAGCCAAAGATTTTATGGTTAGCGGTTAA
- a CDS encoding MFS transporter: MSNISNTALFSGKSARIERTNPQHLLLWMTFVMSMVFAVWQALLNNFVIERAAFTGAEIGLLQSLREVPGFLAFTAVFVLLLIKEQTFALSSLALLCIGVGITGWFPDVIGLYLTTILMSIGFHYFETINQSLTLQWVDKADAPGFMGKALAWRSAAALVGYGSIWLIMNWLSLDYIWMYSIIGGCGLVMVFIMAVYFPRFAIGSIQHKHLILRKRYWLYYLLTFFSGARRQIFMVFAGFMMVEKFGYSVSEITALFLINYVVNLLFAPTIGRFIGKMGERNALIIEYVGLVIIFSSYAYVSDANIAAGLYVIDHLLFAMAIAMKTYFQKIADKQDIASTMSVSFTINHIAAVIIPVLLGILWLSSPKAVFFIGTGFAVCSLALAFNVPRHPEPGKEALWSPLMTKH, from the coding sequence TCAGTAATACTGCCCTCTTTAGTGGTAAATCGGCCCGTATTGAGCGCACTAATCCACAACATTTGCTGCTATGGATGACCTTTGTAATGTCCATGGTGTTTGCAGTTTGGCAGGCTTTGTTAAATAACTTTGTTATTGAACGCGCCGCATTCACTGGCGCTGAGATTGGATTACTGCAGAGTTTAAGAGAGGTACCTGGATTTTTAGCTTTTACCGCGGTGTTTGTATTGCTGCTGATCAAAGAGCAAACTTTTGCCTTATCATCCTTGGCACTATTGTGCATTGGAGTGGGAATTACCGGCTGGTTTCCTGATGTCATCGGGTTGTATTTAACAACGATACTCATGTCGATTGGATTTCATTATTTTGAGACAATAAATCAATCGCTTACGTTACAGTGGGTAGATAAAGCCGATGCACCTGGCTTTATGGGCAAAGCGTTAGCGTGGCGCTCCGCTGCAGCACTTGTCGGCTATGGGTCAATTTGGTTAATAATGAACTGGCTGAGTCTAGATTACATCTGGATGTATAGCATTATTGGCGGATGTGGATTAGTTATGGTGTTCATTATGGCAGTGTATTTTCCTCGTTTTGCCATAGGCTCCATTCAACACAAACACTTAATACTGAGAAAACGCTACTGGCTTTATTACTTACTAACCTTTTTCTCTGGAGCGCGCAGGCAAATTTTTATGGTGTTTGCTGGCTTCATGATGGTTGAAAAATTTGGCTATTCTGTGTCTGAAATCACCGCTTTATTCTTAATTAACTATGTCGTTAACTTACTCTTTGCCCCCACCATTGGTCGCTTTATTGGAAAAATGGGTGAACGTAACGCGTTAATTATCGAATACGTTGGCTTAGTGATTATTTTCAGTAGTTACGCTTATGTCAGCGATGCCAATATTGCGGCTGGATTGTATGTGATTGATCACCTGCTTTTTGCTATGGCGATTGCGATGAAAACCTATTTTCAAAAAATTGCCGATAAACAAGATATTGCTTCAACCATGTCGGTCAGCTTTACCATTAACCATATTGCCGCGGTAATTATCCCTGTTTTATTAGGCATTTTATGGCTCAGTTCGCCTAAAGCAGTATTCTTCATAGGCACTGGGTTTGCCGTATGCTCACTCGCACTAGCATTCAATGTGCCGCGTCATCCGGAGCCTGGTAAAGAAGCCTTATGGTCACCGTTAATGACAAAACACTAA
- a CDS encoding MarR family winged helix-turn-helix transcriptional regulator, with protein MNKNKHLLLENQLCFAVYSTSLAITQLYKPLLDSIGLTYTQYLVMLVLWEQDGLSLKTLASKLGQQSGALTPVIKRLETDGLLKRIREPLDERTLCMQLTEKGHQLQPQAEQIHLCILEQCGIEMSEITDLKRQLDQFRLKLPSHIEF; from the coding sequence ATGAATAAAAACAAACATCTATTACTCGAAAATCAGTTGTGTTTTGCTGTTTATTCAACGTCATTGGCTATTACCCAACTGTACAAACCGTTACTAGACTCTATTGGGCTAACTTACACTCAATATTTGGTGATGTTAGTCCTCTGGGAGCAAGATGGTCTAAGTTTAAAAACCTTGGCCAGCAAACTCGGGCAGCAATCGGGTGCATTAACACCGGTCATAAAACGTCTCGAAACTGATGGCCTGCTAAAGCGCATTCGCGAGCCCTTAGATGAACGGACCTTGTGCATGCAATTAACTGAAAAAGGTCATCAACTGCAGCCCCAAGCAGAACAAATCCACCTATGTATTCTTGAACAATGCGGTATCGAAATGTCTGAAATCACCGATCTAAAACGACAACTGGATCAATTTAGGCTAAAACTGCCTAGTCATATTGAGTTCTAA